A genomic segment from Phragmites australis chromosome 6, lpPhrAust1.1, whole genome shotgun sequence encodes:
- the LOC133921658 gene encoding B-box zinc finger protein 21-like isoform X3, with protein sequence MKVQCDVCAAEAASVFCCADEAALCDACDRRVHRANKLAGKHRRLSLLNPSPSSSASAQQLPPPLCDICQEKRGLLFCKEDRAILCQDCDVSVHTASELTMRHTRFLLTGVRLSAEPAACPAPPSEDENSSSSSFCCTARDAAPPAPATSHGSDSSSISEYLTKTLPGWHVEDFLVDEATTAAAAAAAAASATAIGISADASYQDGYTAWMAQERLFCESAVAGDARASRERWVPQVYTELAGGKRSRATSGASYSYW encoded by the exons atgaaggtGCAGTGCGACGTGTGCGCGGCCGAGGCGGCCTCTGTCTTCTGCTGCGCCGACGAGGCCGCGCTGTGCGACGCGTGCGACCGCCGCGTGCACCGCGCCAACAAGCTCGCCGGCAAGCACCGCCGGCTCTCGCTGCTCAACCCGTCGCCGTCCTCGTCGGCGTCGGCGCAGCAGCTGCCGCCTCCGCTCTGCGACATCTGCCAG GAGAAGAGGGGCCTCTTGTTCTGCAAGGAGGACAGGGCGATACTGTGCCAGGACTGCGACGTGTCGGTGCACACGGCCAGCGAGCTCACCATGCGCCACACCCGGTTCCTGCTCACCGGCGTGCGGCTCTCCGCCGAGCCGGCCGCGTGCCCGGCGCCGCCGTCGGAGGACgagaacagcagcagcagcagcttctgcTGCACCGCCCGCGACGCGGCCCCGCCTGCGCCCGCCACGAGCCACGGGAGTGACAGCAGCAGCATCTCCGAGTACCTGACCAAGACGCTGCCCGGGTGGCACGTCGAGGACTTCCTGGTGGACGAAGCcacgaccgccgccgccgccgccgccgccgctgcctcagCGACTGCTATCGGCATCTCCGCAGACGCGTCGTATCAG GACGGCTACACCGCGTGGATGGCGCAGGAACGGCTGTTCTGCGAGAGCGCGGTCGCCGGCGACGCGCGGGCCAGCCGGGAGCGGTGGGTGCCGCAGGTGTACACAGAGCTGGCCGGCGGCAAGAGGTCCAGAGCCACGTCCGGCGCGTCGTATTCTTACTGGTGA
- the LOC133921658 gene encoding B-box zinc finger protein 20-like isoform X2: MKVQCDVCAAEAASVFCCADEAALCDACDRRVHRANKLAGKHRRLSLLNPSPSSSASAQQLPPPLCDICQEKRGLLFCKEDRAILCQDCDVSVHTASELTMRHTRFLLTGVRLSAEPAACPAPPSEDENSSSSSFCCTARDAAPPAPATSHGSDSSSISEYLTKTLPGWHVEDFLVDEATTAAAAAAAAASATAIGISADASYQEGLTRTGGLQDGYTAWMAQERLFCESAVAGDARASRERWVPQVYTELAGGKRSRATSGASYSYW; this comes from the exons atgaaggtGCAGTGCGACGTGTGCGCGGCCGAGGCGGCCTCTGTCTTCTGCTGCGCCGACGAGGCCGCGCTGTGCGACGCGTGCGACCGCCGCGTGCACCGCGCCAACAAGCTCGCCGGCAAGCACCGCCGGCTCTCGCTGCTCAACCCGTCGCCGTCCTCGTCGGCGTCGGCGCAGCAGCTGCCGCCTCCGCTCTGCGACATCTGCCAG GAGAAGAGGGGCCTCTTGTTCTGCAAGGAGGACAGGGCGATACTGTGCCAGGACTGCGACGTGTCGGTGCACACGGCCAGCGAGCTCACCATGCGCCACACCCGGTTCCTGCTCACCGGCGTGCGGCTCTCCGCCGAGCCGGCCGCGTGCCCGGCGCCGCCGTCGGAGGACgagaacagcagcagcagcagcttctgcTGCACCGCCCGCGACGCGGCCCCGCCTGCGCCCGCCACGAGCCACGGGAGTGACAGCAGCAGCATCTCCGAGTACCTGACCAAGACGCTGCCCGGGTGGCACGTCGAGGACTTCCTGGTGGACGAAGCcacgaccgccgccgccgccgccgccgccgctgcctcagCGACTGCTATCGGCATCTCCGCAGACGCGTCGTATCAG GAAGGACTAACTCGGACCGGGGGGCTGCAGGACGGCTACACCGCGTGGATGGCGCAGGAACGGCTGTTCTGCGAGAGCGCGGTCGCCGGCGACGCGCGGGCCAGCCGGGAGCGGTGGGTGCCGCAGGTGTACACAGAGCTGGCCGGCGGCAAGAGGTCCAGAGCCACGTCCGGCGCGTCGTATTCTTACTGGTGA
- the LOC133921658 gene encoding B-box zinc finger protein 20-like isoform X1, producing MKVQCDVCAAEAASVFCCADEAALCDACDRRVHRANKLAGKHRRLSLLNPSPSSSASAQQLPPPLCDICQEKRGLLFCKEDRAILCQDCDVSVHTASELTMRHTRFLLTGVRLSAEPAACPAPPSEDENSSSSSFCCTARDAAPPAPATSHGSDSSSISEYLTKTLPGWHVEDFLVDEATTAAAAAAAAASATAIGISADASYQIAFGQEGLTRTGGLQDGYTAWMAQERLFCESAVAGDARASRERWVPQVYTELAGGKRSRATSGASYSYW from the exons atgaaggtGCAGTGCGACGTGTGCGCGGCCGAGGCGGCCTCTGTCTTCTGCTGCGCCGACGAGGCCGCGCTGTGCGACGCGTGCGACCGCCGCGTGCACCGCGCCAACAAGCTCGCCGGCAAGCACCGCCGGCTCTCGCTGCTCAACCCGTCGCCGTCCTCGTCGGCGTCGGCGCAGCAGCTGCCGCCTCCGCTCTGCGACATCTGCCAG GAGAAGAGGGGCCTCTTGTTCTGCAAGGAGGACAGGGCGATACTGTGCCAGGACTGCGACGTGTCGGTGCACACGGCCAGCGAGCTCACCATGCGCCACACCCGGTTCCTGCTCACCGGCGTGCGGCTCTCCGCCGAGCCGGCCGCGTGCCCGGCGCCGCCGTCGGAGGACgagaacagcagcagcagcagcttctgcTGCACCGCCCGCGACGCGGCCCCGCCTGCGCCCGCCACGAGCCACGGGAGTGACAGCAGCAGCATCTCCGAGTACCTGACCAAGACGCTGCCCGGGTGGCACGTCGAGGACTTCCTGGTGGACGAAGCcacgaccgccgccgccgccgccgccgccgctgcctcagCGACTGCTATCGGCATCTCCGCAGACGCGTCGTATCAG ATTGCATTTGGGCAGGAAGGACTAACTCGGACCGGGGGGCTGCAGGACGGCTACACCGCGTGGATGGCGCAGGAACGGCTGTTCTGCGAGAGCGCGGTCGCCGGCGACGCGCGGGCCAGCCGGGAGCGGTGGGTGCCGCAGGTGTACACAGAGCTGGCCGGCGGCAAGAGGTCCAGAGCCACGTCCGGCGCGTCGTATTCTTACTGGTGA